Proteins found in one Corynebacterium sanguinis genomic segment:
- a CDS encoding carbohydrate ABC transporter permease, whose amino-acid sequence MTTAVKATTRSRPRRDTGKAALLVAPALAVLAVVIGYPIIRAIFLSFQGNRRLDPATGVFTEGGFAGLENYLYWITNRCMSPSGVVGVCPPGVLATDFWPAVRITLFFTVVTVLLETILGMIMALIMNTPSRGRALIRAAVLIPWAIPTAVTAKLWQFMFAPSGIVNSLLGTSIAWTTDPWAARTAVIIADVWKTAPFMALLILAGLQMIPREVYEAARVDGATKWQQFTRITLPLVRPALMVAVLFRTLDALRMYDLPVIMISGSSNSPTATISQLVVEDMRQGNFNSASALSTLIFLLIFAVAFVMIRFLGADVGRVERTKRKRRRWVGRRQARGTKAQEV is encoded by the coding sequence ATGACCACAGCTGTGAAAGCAACAACGAGGTCTCGCCCGCGGCGCGATACGGGTAAGGCGGCCTTGCTCGTCGCCCCAGCGCTAGCGGTTTTGGCCGTTGTGATCGGCTACCCGATCATCCGCGCGATTTTCCTGTCCTTCCAGGGAAACCGCCGCCTCGACCCCGCCACCGGCGTGTTCACCGAGGGCGGCTTCGCGGGCCTGGAGAACTACCTGTACTGGATTACCAACCGCTGCATGTCGCCCTCCGGCGTCGTCGGCGTGTGCCCGCCGGGCGTGCTCGCCACCGACTTCTGGCCGGCGGTGCGCATCACCTTGTTCTTCACGGTGGTCACCGTGCTTCTTGAGACGATTCTGGGCATGATCATGGCGCTGATCATGAACACCCCGTCGCGCGGGCGTGCGCTGATCCGCGCCGCGGTGCTGATCCCCTGGGCGATCCCTACGGCGGTGACGGCGAAGCTGTGGCAGTTCATGTTCGCCCCCTCCGGCATTGTGAACTCGCTGCTTGGCACGTCGATCGCCTGGACGACGGACCCCTGGGCTGCACGTACGGCCGTGATCATCGCCGACGTGTGGAAAACCGCGCCGTTTATGGCCCTGCTCATCCTCGCCGGCCTGCAGATGATCCCGCGCGAGGTCTACGAGGCCGCGCGTGTCGACGGCGCCACGAAGTGGCAGCAGTTCACCCGCATTACCCTGCCGCTGGTGCGCCCGGCGCTGATGGTGGCCGTGCTATTTCGCACCCTCGACGCGCTGCGCATGTACGACCTGCCGGTGATCATGATCTCCGGCTCGTCGAACTCCCCCACGGCAACGATTTCCCAGCTCGTCGTCGAGGACATGCGCCAGGGCAACTTCAACTCCGCCTCCGCCCTGTCCACGCTGATCTTCCTGCTCATCTTCGCCGTGGCGTTTGTCATGATCCGCTTCCTCGGCGCCGACGTCGGGCGCGTGGAGCGCACCAAAAGGAAGAGGCGGCGTTGGGTTGGGCGTCGACAAGCGCGCGGCACGAAAGCTCAGGAGGTCTAA
- a CDS encoding carbohydrate ABC transporter permease, with amino-acid sequence MKKIWHYVGVIFIMFWGLAPFYWMLITALRDSAHTFDTTPWPTHVTLQNFYDALATDKGNDFLGAIGNSLVISLSTTAIAVAVGVFTAYAIARLDFPGKGIVTGVILAASMFPGIALVTPLFQLFGDLGWIGTYRAMIIPNISFALPLTIYTLISFFQQLPWELEQAARVDGATRGQAFRLVLLPLAAPAIFTTAILAFITTWNEFMLARQLSTTATEPVTVAIARFSGPSAFEYPYASIMAAGSLVTVPLIIMVLIFQRRIVSGLTAGGVKG; translated from the coding sequence ATGAAAAAGATTTGGCACTACGTAGGCGTCATCTTCATCATGTTCTGGGGCCTGGCCCCGTTCTACTGGATGCTCATCACCGCGCTGCGCGACAGCGCGCACACCTTCGATACCACCCCGTGGCCCACGCACGTCACCCTGCAGAACTTCTACGACGCGCTGGCCACCGACAAGGGCAACGACTTCCTCGGCGCGATCGGCAACTCGCTGGTCATCTCGCTGTCGACCACCGCGATCGCCGTGGCTGTCGGCGTGTTCACGGCCTATGCGATTGCGCGACTCGACTTCCCGGGCAAGGGCATCGTCACCGGTGTCATCCTCGCGGCCTCGATGTTCCCGGGCATCGCGCTGGTCACCCCGCTGTTCCAGCTCTTCGGCGACCTCGGCTGGATTGGCACGTACCGCGCGATGATCATCCCGAACATCTCGTTCGCGCTGCCGTTGACGATTTACACGCTGATCTCGTTTTTCCAGCAGCTTCCGTGGGAGCTCGAGCAGGCAGCGCGTGTCGACGGCGCCACTCGCGGCCAGGCGTTCCGGCTGGTGCTTTTGCCGCTGGCGGCGCCGGCGATTTTCACCACCGCGATCCTGGCGTTCATCACCACCTGGAACGAGTTCATGCTGGCCCGCCAGCTCTCCACCACGGCGACGGAGCCGGTGACGGTGGCCATCGCGCGCTTCTCCGGACCGAGCGCGTTCGAGTACCCGTACGCGTCGATCATGGCGGCTGGCTCGCTCGTCACCGTGCCGCTGATCATCATGGTGCTGATCTTCCAGCGCCGCATCGTCTCCGGCCTGACCGCCGGCGGGGTGAAGGGTTAG
- a CDS encoding DUF6414 family protein produces MPRDIVYKSPEVNLHRSFVYLDDELVVNSLSALEAGKIDSVVTKINEARESGFGGSVSASALAVKGNAEAGKKKQSSFEDELIRIRTKFSIFEAWYQYLIDNNAVGDLLNPNEWQQAALRIGEVIKLEGKVKTYEIYPLARMYSDYAKSTKLPGHPWYIKGEGAKKITQSAEIMRHVFGAEGEMQIPARVDLSEKAGDIAFILGEEKLLGSPAPLEGEYTVVGQVAEILEPGDWSPTLRLMPKAPKNEFERSAVIEMLSNFEEASAQFGVRNVGTMGEFTGPALILEPIAIFR; encoded by the coding sequence ATGCCACGTGACATCGTGTACAAGTCACCGGAAGTAAATCTGCACCGGTCGTTTGTCTACCTCGATGATGAGCTGGTGGTGAACTCATTATCTGCACTTGAAGCGGGAAAAATCGACAGTGTAGTTACCAAGATAAATGAAGCGCGCGAAAGCGGTTTCGGCGGTTCTGTATCGGCTAGTGCACTTGCAGTTAAAGGCAATGCAGAAGCTGGAAAGAAGAAGCAGTCCTCGTTCGAAGACGAGCTGATTAGAATCCGAACGAAATTCTCGATCTTCGAGGCTTGGTATCAGTACCTTATCGACAACAATGCAGTCGGTGATCTCTTGAATCCAAACGAATGGCAACAAGCAGCCCTGAGGATCGGCGAGGTGATAAAGCTCGAGGGAAAGGTGAAAACCTACGAGATTTATCCGCTGGCGAGAATGTATTCAGACTACGCAAAGAGCACCAAACTCCCAGGGCACCCTTGGTATATCAAAGGTGAAGGGGCTAAGAAAATCACGCAATCGGCTGAAATTATGCGGCATGTCTTTGGGGCTGAAGGCGAAATGCAGATTCCCGCGAGGGTGGATTTAAGCGAGAAGGCGGGTGATATCGCATTTATTCTAGGAGAAGAAAAGCTGCTTGGAAGCCCAGCGCCGTTGGAGGGAGAGTACACGGTAGTAGGTCAAGTCGCTGAAATCCTAGAGCCTGGTGATTGGAGTCCGACACTGCGGTTAATGCCGAAAGCGCCTAAGAACGAATTCGAGCGATCGGCTGTGATTGAAATGCTTTCAAACTTCGAGGAGGCGAGTGCGCAGTTTGGGGTGCGGAATGTGGGCACCATGGGTGAATTTACAGGCCCTGCCTTGATCCTCGAACCCATAGCCATTTTTAGATGA
- a CDS encoding YdcF family protein: MAKGPIVVLGARVIDGRPSRMLEARLAAALSLYRSDPSRPLLVSGFEEAGAMAAWLVARGVPGAAIALEPAARSTNENLENSRAMFPSAPRLTVVTNGFHVLRTKVWAWHLGIPVDIVAAETPASSRSRNYAREVVALPHSVARVAWRRLARRLLGR; this comes from the coding sequence GTGGCTAAGGGCCCGATCGTCGTGCTCGGCGCCCGGGTGATCGACGGGCGTCCCTCGCGGATGCTCGAGGCCCGCCTCGCGGCGGCGCTGTCGTTGTACCGCAGCGACCCGTCGCGTCCCCTTCTCGTCAGCGGCTTCGAGGAGGCCGGCGCGATGGCGGCGTGGCTCGTCGCGCGCGGCGTGCCCGGCGCGGCGATCGCGCTCGAGCCCGCCGCGCGCTCCACCAACGAGAACTTGGAAAACTCCCGCGCGATGTTCCCCTCGGCCCCGCGCCTGACCGTGGTCACCAACGGCTTCCACGTGCTGCGCACGAAGGTGTGGGCGTGGCACCTCGGCATCCCCGTCGACATCGTCGCGGCCGAGACCCCGGCCTCGTCGCGGTCGCGCAACTACGCCCGCGAGGTGGTCGCACTGCCACACTCGGTGGCGCGCGTCGCGTGGCGACGCCTCGCCCGGCGCCTGCTCGGGCGCTAG
- the purE gene encoding 5-(carboxyamino)imidazole ribonucleotide mutase yields MQPLVGLIMGSDSDWDTVAPAAEVLAEFSIPFEVGVVSAHRTPEKMLAYATSAHGRGLKVIIACAGGAAHLPGMIAAATPLPVIGIPRALKDLDGLDSLLSIVQMPGGVPVATVSIGGAKNAGLLAARIIGASDPEVLEKMAAYQSDMADEVERKDQALRERLMGG; encoded by the coding sequence ATGCAGCCGCTCGTTGGCCTGATCATGGGCTCCGACTCCGACTGGGACACCGTCGCGCCCGCCGCCGAGGTGCTGGCGGAGTTTTCCATCCCCTTCGAGGTCGGTGTCGTCTCCGCCCATCGCACCCCGGAGAAGATGCTGGCCTACGCCACGTCAGCCCACGGCAGGGGCCTGAAGGTGATCATCGCGTGCGCCGGGGGAGCGGCCCATCTGCCCGGCATGATCGCCGCGGCTACGCCGCTGCCCGTCATCGGGATCCCGCGGGCACTCAAAGACCTCGACGGCCTGGATTCGTTGCTCTCCATTGTGCAAATGCCCGGCGGTGTGCCCGTGGCCACTGTCTCCATTGGCGGGGCGAAGAATGCGGGACTGCTCGCCGCGCGCATCATCGGTGCGTCGGACCCAGAGGTGCTGGAGAAGATGGCGGCCTACCAGTCCGACATGGCCGACGAGGTCGAGCGCAAGGACCAGGCCCTGCGCGAGCGGCTGATGGGTGGCTAA
- a CDS encoding 5-(carboxyamino)imidazole ribonucleotide synthase translates to MMHTEAIELGLAPRVLAGSREASAAQVFGDVRLGDYHNLADLEATAADATAVTFDHEHVPNEHLHSLIDAGVAVEPRPEALIYAQDKLEQRTRLRELGLPVPPFAAITSVDDASRFFDEVDGQVCLKATRGGYDGHGVWFPETREELAEQVATILAQDVGLYAEAKVAFVRELSAMVARNRSGQVEAWPVVESRQDGGICRVAISPAPELSDERARYCRDLAIRIAEELDVTGVLAVELFETADGVLVNELAMRPHNTGHWTQDGCVTSQFEQHLRAVLDWPLGSTAPTAPVTVMVNTLGGDADPEMPMEERVIEVMRRYPEAKVHLYGKDYRPGRKMGHVNVAADSLERALEVAEDAAHYIINAEWK, encoded by the coding sequence ATGATGCACACCGAGGCCATTGAGCTGGGGCTCGCCCCGCGCGTGCTTGCGGGCAGCCGCGAGGCCTCGGCGGCGCAGGTCTTCGGCGACGTTCGCCTCGGTGACTACCACAACCTCGCGGACCTTGAGGCCACCGCGGCCGACGCCACCGCGGTCACCTTCGACCACGAGCATGTCCCCAACGAGCACCTGCATTCGCTGATCGACGCCGGCGTGGCCGTCGAGCCCCGCCCCGAGGCGCTGATTTACGCCCAGGACAAACTCGAGCAGCGCACTCGCCTACGCGAGCTCGGGCTGCCGGTGCCCCCGTTCGCGGCGATCACCTCGGTCGACGACGCCTCCCGTTTCTTCGACGAGGTCGACGGTCAAGTGTGCTTGAAGGCCACCCGCGGCGGCTACGACGGGCACGGGGTGTGGTTCCCCGAGACGCGCGAGGAGCTCGCCGAGCAGGTGGCAACAATTTTGGCGCAGGACGTGGGGCTTTACGCCGAGGCTAAGGTCGCGTTCGTGCGCGAGCTCTCGGCCATGGTGGCGCGCAACCGCTCGGGCCAGGTCGAGGCGTGGCCGGTGGTGGAGTCGCGCCAGGACGGCGGGATCTGCCGGGTGGCCATTTCGCCGGCGCCGGAGCTTTCCGACGAGCGCGCCCGCTACTGCCGCGACCTAGCGATCCGCATCGCCGAGGAGCTCGACGTCACCGGCGTGCTCGCCGTCGAGCTGTTCGAAACCGCCGACGGAGTCCTGGTCAACGAGCTGGCGATGCGCCCGCACAACACCGGCCACTGGACCCAGGACGGCTGCGTCACCTCGCAGTTCGAGCAGCACCTGCGCGCAGTGCTGGACTGGCCGCTGGGATCCACCGCACCGACTGCCCCGGTGACCGTGATGGTTAACACCCTCGGCGGAGACGCGGACCCGGAGATGCCGATGGAGGAGCGCGTCATCGAGGTCATGCGCCGCTATCCCGAAGCCAAGGTCCACCTCTACGGCAAGGACTACCGCCCGGGCCGCAAGATGGGCCACGTCAACGTCGCCGCCGACTCCCTTGAGCGCGCCCTGGAGGTCGCCGAAGACGCCGCGCACTACATCATCAACGCAGAATGGAAGTAG
- a CDS encoding biotin--[acetyl-CoA-carboxylase] ligase: MTVKDIQRIATEVADSWADVNWVASTDSTNTQLLASGTPGSVLIADEQTAGKGRMGREWVSPAGSILALSVLVDAPTADNLGLASLAAGLAVTDVVPEAELKWPNDALLSGKKFAGILSEADIAGDTRRVVVGIGINVYWRAEDLPVAGATSLNLEGIQINFDEFTIDLLRALATRLEQWQTGDEKLLEDYRAVCSTIGKTVRLERHGDDVEGTVDDVTAAGEILIDGTAYSAGDVTHLRPAN; encoded by the coding sequence ATGACAGTCAAGGACATCCAACGCATCGCCACCGAGGTCGCCGACTCCTGGGCGGACGTGAACTGGGTCGCGTCGACCGACTCCACCAACACGCAGCTGCTGGCGAGCGGCACGCCGGGCAGCGTGCTCATCGCCGACGAGCAGACAGCGGGCAAAGGCCGGATGGGCCGCGAATGGGTCTCGCCGGCCGGCTCGATCCTCGCGCTGAGCGTGCTTGTCGACGCCCCCACCGCCGACAACCTGGGCCTCGCCTCTCTTGCCGCCGGCCTCGCTGTCACGGACGTCGTGCCCGAGGCCGAGTTGAAGTGGCCCAACGACGCCCTGCTCAGTGGAAAGAAGTTCGCGGGCATCCTCTCCGAGGCCGACATCGCCGGCGACACCCGCCGCGTTGTGGTGGGCATCGGCATCAATGTTTACTGGCGCGCCGAGGACCTGCCGGTGGCGGGCGCGACCTCGCTCAACCTCGAGGGCATCCAGATCAACTTCGACGAGTTCACCATCGACCTGCTGCGCGCCCTGGCCACGCGCCTGGAGCAGTGGCAGACCGGCGACGAAAAGCTGCTGGAGGACTACCGCGCGGTGTGCTCCACCATCGGCAAAACGGTGCGCCTTGAGCGCCACGGCGACGACGTCGAGGGAACGGTCGACGACGTCACCGCCGCCGGCGAAATCCTCATCGACGGCACCGCGTACAGCGCCGGAGATGTGACCCACCTGCGCCCGGCGAACTAA
- a CDS encoding CPBP family intramembrane glutamic endopeptidase, which translates to MAAGLYYVRNFRGVEYADPAFIQTFFLVLVVLASATVAYCLVFREEAAIPWERARRWGAYAIVMVPLVVLLAVALVTVPPGVALIGLALVAIGEEVAFRQVFFGALLKRSAAAGGGVIGAVVGSALAFSALHAVSVLGGRTATQVASQMLIIFLAGIVFACLFLSTKSLVAVIAFHWIWDALVSVPSDDASYLTWAMPLCMLSQTVVGLVVLWRFRTCAASAFLAQPRVGVGAVGR; encoded by the coding sequence TTGGCCGCGGGGCTGTACTACGTCAGGAATTTCCGTGGCGTGGAGTACGCCGACCCCGCGTTTATCCAAACCTTCTTCTTGGTGCTCGTCGTTTTGGCCTCGGCGACCGTGGCCTACTGCCTGGTGTTTCGTGAGGAGGCGGCGATCCCGTGGGAGCGTGCGCGTCGCTGGGGCGCGTACGCGATTGTGATGGTGCCTTTGGTTGTTTTGCTCGCCGTCGCGTTGGTGACGGTACCCCCGGGCGTCGCGCTGATCGGGCTTGCGTTGGTTGCCATTGGCGAGGAGGTGGCGTTTCGGCAGGTCTTCTTCGGCGCTCTGCTCAAGCGCAGCGCCGCGGCTGGCGGGGGTGTGATCGGCGCGGTTGTCGGCTCGGCGCTCGCGTTTTCTGCGCTCCACGCCGTCAGCGTTCTCGGCGGGCGCACCGCGACGCAGGTGGCGAGCCAGATGCTGATCATCTTCCTCGCCGGGATCGTCTTCGCCTGCCTGTTCCTGAGCACGAAAAGCCTGGTAGCGGTCATTGCCTTCCACTGGATCTGGGACGCACTGGTGTCGGTGCCCTCGGACGACGCGTCGTATCTGACCTGGGCGATGCCGCTGTGCATGTTGTCTCAGACCGTCGTCGGGCTTGTTGTGCTGTGGCGGTTCCGCACGTGCGCGGCGAGCGCGTTTCTGGCTCAGCCGCGGGTCGGGGTGGGCGCTGTCGGGCGGTAG
- a CDS encoding holo-ACP synthase: MHVGTDIVQISAFASQLDVSGSTFTRVFTERERRECAAKPSPVASLAARWAAKEAYIKAWAQSRYGSPPAHSDVDFSDIEVVADAFGRVTIALRGSLVDAAPEATSLSLSHDGDYAIAVCVVG, from the coding sequence ATGCATGTCGGCACCGATATCGTCCAGATTTCGGCGTTTGCGTCGCAGCTGGACGTCTCTGGCTCGACGTTTACGCGCGTGTTTACGGAGAGGGAGCGGCGCGAGTGTGCGGCCAAGCCCTCGCCCGTCGCGTCGCTAGCCGCGCGGTGGGCGGCGAAGGAGGCCTACATCAAGGCGTGGGCGCAGTCGCGCTACGGGTCGCCGCCCGCGCACTCCGACGTCGATTTCAGCGACATCGAGGTGGTCGCGGACGCGTTTGGCCGCGTTACGATTGCGCTGCGCGGCTCGCTTGTCGACGCGGCGCCGGAGGCAACATCGCTGTCCCTATCCCACGACGGCGACTACGCCATCGCGGTGTGCGTCGTGGGGTGA